CCACTCGTGGCCGCAGTTCCTGCACTTGAAAACCGCCTCCTCCTCTTCGAACTCTATCTCTGCTCCTTCCGCGATCGTCCCGGCAAAGAGCTGCTCCATCGCGAACTTGACGATGTCCTCAGCGACGTCCTGGAGTTCGCCAAGAACCACCCTAACGGCCTTTACCCTGCTTGCCCCCTCCCTCCGGGCATAATCGAGGACCGTCCTTACTATGGCATCGGCAAGCGCCCACTCGTGCATGATATCACCAGAATGTATTGGGGGTGCTACCTTAAAAAGGGAAGAGTTGAAAACCATACGTTAATATATCGGCAAGCGGGTGATTACCATGGGCATCGTTAGGTTTGGTGTCTCCGTTCCCGAGGAGCTGCTTGAGAGGTTTGACAGGATCATCGAGGAGAAGGGGTACGTCAACAGGAGCGAAGCCATAAGGGACATGATGCGCGACTTTATAGTGAGGCATGAGTGGGAGGCCGGCGATAAGGAGGTCGCGGGCACGATAACCATGCTCTACAACCACGACGAGGCGGAGGTCGTTAAAGAGCTCCTCGACATGCAGCACGACTACCTGAAGGAGATAGTTTCGAGCATACACGTCCACATGGACGAGCACAACTGCCTTGAGGTCGTCATAGTGAAGGGGAAGGCGAGCAGGATAAAGGAGATAGCCGACAGGCTACTCAGCCTAAAGGGGGTCAAGCACGGAAAGCTTGTGATGACCGGAACGGGAAGGGAGCTTGTTTAACAAACAACGCTCTTGGATGGCAGGGCGAGTTCCCTCATATAACGGATTGGCCAGACCTGCGTGGTGTTTCCCTTTCCTAGAACTTTTCGGTTCTTAACCTTTCATTTATAACACTCGCTTGGAAAATTGTTAAAAATCGTGCTACTTCATTTGTATTTGGTGATACCACGTTCATGCTCAACCGCCTCGTGGAAGAGAAGAACGCGGATGGCATACTCGAATACGCAAGGGAGTTTCATGGACACGTCTGCCCTTACCTCGCGCTTGGGATAAGGGCATCGCTGGTGGCGATGGAGGAGCTCGGCGTCGAGCCGATTGGACTGAGCGTTGACCAGGTGTTCAGCCACCTCAAGTGGATGGAGTGGATCAAGGAGAACCTCGGTGAGGATATAACCTTCCCGGTCATAGCCGACGACAGGGGTGAGCTCGCTGACAAGCTCGGCATGATTCCAAGCGGTGCCACCATAACCGCGAGGGCTGTCTTCATCGTTGACGACAAGGGCGTCATAAGGGCCATCGTCTACTACCCGGCCGAGGTCGGTAGGGACTGGGATGAGATTTTAAGGCTCGTCAAGGCCCTCAAGACCAGCGACGAGAAGGGCGTCGCTCTGCCGCACAAGTGGCCGAACAACGAGCTCATCGGCGACCGCGCCATAGTCCCGCCGGCCGGAAGCGTCGACCAGATCAAGGAGCGCGAGGAAGCGAAGGCCAAGGGCGAGATCGAGTGCTACGACTGGTGGTTCTGCTACAAGAAGCTCGAGTGAGCTTCTTTCCCTTACTTTGTTCTAATTTCTGACGTCTTTATGCTGTTTTAAAGGAATTCAAGAAGAAAAAGGACTTTCTTTGAGCTTTTCGTTGACGAAGCGGACTATTTTCTCAATGTCCTTCGGAGGGGGGCTGGAGATATTTTGGTTTTCAACTGAAAAGGATAAAACCTGTCCATGTTTTTGAAAAAATGCTCTCAGGAGGGTTCGTTGTCAGGAAATGGGAAAAAACGGGTGTTTTTCTCTTTGGATAATAACATCCGACTGTTTTCCTGTTTTCACCGAGCTCTTTGCTGGGGTTGGGGGGCCTGAATCCCTCGATACTGGTAAAATTGTCTGGCTTAGAATGAACGGTGTATACTCAGAACCCCGTTGGAAGGTCTCTGTCCTGTATCTGCCGAGGTGAACCACTCCTGAACATCAACGGTAAAATGTGTCCTGATGCCATAAACTATGCAGAAAAGTCCTTTTGAGTGCTTAAAATTTTCGAAAAAATGGGCCTTTTCTGGGAGTATAATTAAAGCTTCCGTGTTAAACCTACCAACTTTCGACGAACGGGGCTGTTAACATCTTTGGGGAACTCAAAGCTTTTATATGATGGCGTCTTTATCTGGGATGGTGGTTTCTATGAAAGGATGGTGGGGAAGAATCCTCAGGGTCGACCTGACCAACAACAGGGTTTGGGTACAGGAGTATACAGCCGAAGTCGCCAAGAACTTCATCGGTGGGAGGGGACTGGCTGCCTGGATTCTCTGGAACGAAGCCAAAAACGTTGACCCGCTCGGGCCGGAAAACAAACTCGTTTTTGCCTCCGGTCCGTTCAACGGCCTCCCAACGCCGAGTGGCGGCAAGATGGTAGTAGCAGCTAAAAGCCCGCTCACCGGCGGCTACGGTGACGGTAACCTGGGAACGATGGCGACCGTCCACCTCAGGAAGGCCGGTTACGATGCGCTTGTCGTAGAGGGTAAGGCAAAGAAGCCGGTCTATCTCTACATCGAGGACGACAACGTGAGCATCCTGAGCGCCGAGGGCCTCTGGGGTAAGGGGACCTTTGAAACCGAGAGGGAGCTCAAGAAGATACACGGCAAGAACGTTGGAGTGCTCTCAATAGGCCCCGCGGGAGAAAACCTCGTCAAGTACGCCGTCGTCATATCCCAGGAGGGCAGGGCTGCTGGAAGGCCCGGTATGGGTGCAGTTATGGGAAGCAAGAAGCTCAAGGCCGTTGTCATAAAGGGAACCAAGGAGATACCAGTTGCCGACAGGGAGAAGCTCAGGGAGCTCAGCCAGGAGGCCTACAACGCCATCCTCAACTCTCCGGGATACCCGTTCTGGAAGAGGCAGGGTACGATGGCCGCCGTCGAGTGGACCAACGAGAACTCCGCTTTGCCAACGAGGAACTTCAGCGACGGAAGCTTTGAGTTCGCGAGATCAATAGACGGCTACACCATGGAGGGAATGAAGGTCAAGCAGAGGGGCTGCCCTTACTGTAATATGCCCTGTGGAAACGTCGTGCTTGATGCAGAGGGCCAGGAGAGCGAGCTCGATTACGAGAACGTTGCCCTCCTTGGTTCAAACCTCGGGATTGGGAAGCTCAACGAGGTTTCCGTCCTCAACAGGATCGCGGATGATATGGGTATGGACACGATAAGCCTTGGGGTCTCGATAGCTCACGTGATGGAGGCAGTTGAAAAGGGCATCCTCAAGGACGGGCCGACCTTCGGGGACTTCAAGAAGGCGAAGGAGCTCGCCCTCGACATCGCCTACAGGAGGGGAGAGCTCGGAAACCTCGCGGCCGAGGGCGTCAGGGCCATGGCCGAAAAGCTCGGCACCCACGACTTCGCAATGCACGTGAAGGGCCTTGAGGTCAGCGGCTACAACTGCTTCATCTATCCCGCGATGGCTTTGGCCTACGGAACCAGCTCAATCGGCGCCCACCACAAGGAGGCCTGGGTCATAGCCTGGGAGATCGGAACTGCCCCGATTGAGGGCGAGAAGGCCAAGAAGGTAGAGTACAAGATAACCTACGACCCGGAGAAGGCGGCCAAGGTCATAGAGCTCCAGCGCCTCAGGGGCGGCCTCTTCGAGATGCTCACCGCGTGCAGGCTCCCGTGGGTCGAGGTCGGCCTCAGCTTGGAGTACTATCCGAAGCTCCTCGAGGCCATCACCGGCGTGAAGTACACATGGGACGACCTCTACACTGCCGCCGACAGGGTCTACGCCCTCATAAGGGCCTACTGGGTCAGGGAGTACAACGGCAACTGGGACAGGAGGATGGACTACCCGCCGAGGAGGTGGTTCATCGAGGGCCTCAAGAGCGGGCCGTACAAGGGAGGGCACCTCGACGAGAAGAAGTACGACGAGCTCCTCAGCGAGTACTACAGGCTCAGGGGCTGGGACGAGCGCGGAATCCCGAAGAAAGAGACCCTCCAGAAGCTCGGCCTCGAAGAGGTCATTCCGGAGCTGGAGAAGGTCACGAAGCTGGAGTGAGTTCCCTTTTCTTCTCCCTTTACCTTCGACAGCTTTTT
This Thermococcus stetteri DNA region includes the following protein-coding sequences:
- the hypA gene encoding hydrogenase nickel incorporation protein HypA, encoding MHEWALADAIVRTVLDYARREGASRVKAVRVVLGELQDVAEDIVKFAMEQLFAGTIAEGAEIEFEEEEAVFKCRNCGHEWKLKEVKDKFDERIKEDIHFIPEVVHAFLACPKCGSHDFEVVKGRGVYVAGIMIEKEGGA
- a CDS encoding peroxiredoxin, which encodes MLNRLVEEKNADGILEYAREFHGHVCPYLALGIRASLVAMEELGVEPIGLSVDQVFSHLKWMEWIKENLGEDITFPVIADDRGELADKLGMIPSGATITARAVFIVDDKGVIRAIVYYPAEVGRDWDEILRLVKALKTSDEKGVALPHKWPNNELIGDRAIVPPAGSVDQIKEREEAKAKGEIECYDWWFCYKKLE
- the nikR gene encoding nickel-responsive transcriptional regulator NikR, with translation MGIVRFGVSVPEELLERFDRIIEEKGYVNRSEAIRDMMRDFIVRHEWEAGDKEVAGTITMLYNHDEAEVVKELLDMQHDYLKEIVSSIHVHMDEHNCLEVVIVKGKASRIKEIADRLLSLKGVKHGKLVMTGTGRELV
- the for gene encoding tungsten-containing formaldehyde ferredoxin oxidoreductase, giving the protein MKGWWGRILRVDLTNNRVWVQEYTAEVAKNFIGGRGLAAWILWNEAKNVDPLGPENKLVFASGPFNGLPTPSGGKMVVAAKSPLTGGYGDGNLGTMATVHLRKAGYDALVVEGKAKKPVYLYIEDDNVSILSAEGLWGKGTFETERELKKIHGKNVGVLSIGPAGENLVKYAVVISQEGRAAGRPGMGAVMGSKKLKAVVIKGTKEIPVADREKLRELSQEAYNAILNSPGYPFWKRQGTMAAVEWTNENSALPTRNFSDGSFEFARSIDGYTMEGMKVKQRGCPYCNMPCGNVVLDAEGQESELDYENVALLGSNLGIGKLNEVSVLNRIADDMGMDTISLGVSIAHVMEAVEKGILKDGPTFGDFKKAKELALDIAYRRGELGNLAAEGVRAMAEKLGTHDFAMHVKGLEVSGYNCFIYPAMALAYGTSSIGAHHKEAWVIAWEIGTAPIEGEKAKKVEYKITYDPEKAAKVIELQRLRGGLFEMLTACRLPWVEVGLSLEYYPKLLEAITGVKYTWDDLYTAADRVYALIRAYWVREYNGNWDRRMDYPPRRWFIEGLKSGPYKGGHLDEKKYDELLSEYYRLRGWDERGIPKKETLQKLGLEEVIPELEKVTKLE